A single Tenacibaculum sp. 190524A02b DNA region contains:
- a CDS encoding TonB-dependent receptor, which yields MKSKGIILMLIFFCLFNITGKAQNCKHTFSGLVEDFHDKSPIVGATVFIKTQNKYTTTNFDGKFTIENVCSGKVIVEVSHAACDPQVIELNITNDVYKVVDLEHHVEELNEVNVKAAVGLKTKTAQETLLKTQTLEKFSNASLGDVIKNVSGVSSINTGNTIVKPVINGLHSSRVLVSFNNVRLQDQEWGIEHAPNIDINAAESISVIKGANALQYGGDAIGGVVIVNPPKSINKDTIYGKSIISQQSNGRLFSATTSFIKNYEAGWYFDGQASYKRGGDFEAAAYNLTNSGVNSKAFTFATGYRKFDKGFELFYSHLSNEIAILSASHNGNVTDLVNAINSDTPLIINDFSYRIDNPKQDVTHQLLKVNLYKRFKGFGKLSLQYDFQNNHRLEFDKRRGERKFLQAVDLTLKTHSIRIDFNADANSERLYKFGISGNMQNNFPDPKTEVRRLIPDYDKYAFGTYFISTYKFDDLTLDAGIRYDLEYLNAQKYYLKSRWNSLNYQQDFSSIITDNDVRGSQLLTNPKFTYHNFSASLGASYNIDSKNKLILNYGLSNRAPNAAELFSDGLHHSAARIELGDLRLQPETSNRVSTTYKLSSNKLNITLESFYNYISDFIYIEPAGIETTLRGSFPVWAYKQVNAQLFGLDTNVEFTVNKNISLSNKMSFIKGRDLSTNRPLIDIPPFKTITTLLFKKEKWNNFFASLESEFNAQQNEYPNNNFEAYIAPIQRYELVDISTPPSAFHLLNFSSGIEFSMSQTKFNINFSVDNILNTSYRNYLNRLRFFADDIGRNFKIQLKINY from the coding sequence ATGAAATCAAAAGGTATTATTTTGATGCTTATTTTTTTCTGTTTATTTAATATAACAGGAAAAGCACAAAATTGTAAGCATACATTTTCTGGTTTAGTAGAAGACTTTCATGACAAATCACCTATTGTTGGTGCTACTGTTTTTATAAAAACACAAAACAAGTACACAACAACTAATTTTGATGGAAAGTTTACTATTGAAAATGTTTGCTCTGGTAAAGTTATTGTTGAAGTATCTCATGCTGCATGTGATCCTCAAGTTATAGAACTAAATATTACTAATGATGTATATAAAGTTGTTGACTTGGAACACCATGTAGAGGAATTAAATGAAGTAAATGTAAAAGCTGCAGTTGGTTTAAAAACTAAAACAGCTCAAGAGACATTATTAAAAACTCAAACATTAGAAAAGTTTAGCAATGCTAGTTTGGGTGATGTTATTAAAAATGTTTCTGGTGTGTCTTCAATTAATACAGGAAATACTATTGTAAAACCAGTCATTAATGGTTTACATAGTAGTAGAGTACTTGTTTCTTTTAATAATGTTAGATTGCAGGATCAAGAATGGGGTATTGAACATGCACCAAATATTGATATTAATGCAGCGGAATCTATTTCTGTTATTAAAGGTGCTAATGCTTTACAATATGGTGGAGATGCAATTGGCGGAGTAGTGATTGTGAACCCTCCAAAAAGTATTAATAAAGATACTATTTATGGTAAGAGCATTATTTCTCAGCAATCAAATGGACGTTTATTTTCTGCCACCACAAGTTTTATCAAAAATTATGAAGCTGGTTGGTATTTTGACGGACAAGCTTCCTATAAAAGAGGTGGTGATTTTGAAGCTGCGGCATATAATCTTACCAATTCAGGAGTAAATTCTAAAGCTTTTACTTTTGCTACTGGTTATCGAAAATTTGACAAAGGGTTTGAGCTTTTTTATAGTCATTTATCTAATGAAATTGCCATTTTAAGTGCTTCACATAATGGAAATGTCACAGATTTAGTAAATGCTATAAACAGTGATACTCCTTTGATTATAAATGATTTCAGCTACCGCATAGATAATCCTAAACAGGATGTTACACATCAACTATTAAAAGTAAATCTATATAAACGTTTTAAAGGCTTTGGAAAACTTTCACTTCAGTACGATTTTCAAAACAATCATAGATTAGAATTTGATAAAAGAAGAGGGGAAAGAAAATTTCTACAAGCTGTAGATTTAACCTTAAAAACGCATAGTATAAGAATTGACTTTAATGCGGACGCTAACTCTGAAAGACTTTATAAATTTGGAATTAGCGGAAACATGCAAAATAATTTTCCAGACCCTAAGACAGAAGTTAGAAGGTTAATTCCTGATTATGACAAGTATGCTTTTGGCACCTATTTTATTAGTACTTATAAATTTGACGACCTTACCTTAGACGCAGGTATACGTTATGATTTAGAATACTTAAACGCTCAAAAGTACTATTTAAAATCAAGATGGAATTCTTTAAATTATCAACAAGATTTTAGTTCAATTATTACTGATAATGACGTAAGAGGTTCTCAGTTATTAACCAACCCTAAATTCACTTATCATAATTTTTCTGCAAGCTTAGGAGCTTCTTATAACATTGATAGCAAAAATAAACTTATATTAAACTATGGTTTATCAAACAGAGCTCCCAATGCAGCTGAATTATTTAGTGATGGCTTACATCATTCCGCAGCTAGAATTGAACTAGGTGATTTACGTTTACAACCAGAAACTTCTAATAGAGTTTCTACTACTTATAAATTAAGTAGTAATAAACTTAATATTACGTTAGAAAGTTTTTATAATTATATATCAGACTTTATTTATATTGAACCTGCTGGTATAGAAACCACTTTAAGAGGCTCATTCCCTGTTTGGGCATACAAACAGGTTAATGCACAATTATTTGGTTTAGATACTAATGTTGAATTCACTGTAAATAAAAACATTTCATTAAGCAATAAAATGTCGTTCATAAAAGGACGTGATTTATCTACTAACAGACCATTAATAGATATTCCTCCTTTTAAAACAATTACAACGCTTTTATTTAAAAAAGAAAAATGGAACAACTTTTTTGCTTCTCTTGAAAGTGAATTTAATGCACAACAAAACGAGTACCCTAATAACAATTTTGAGGCATATATTGCACCAATACAACGTTATGAATTAGTTGACATTAGCACGCCTCCATCTGCATTTCATCTTTTAAATTTTTCTTCTGGTATTGAATTTAGTATGTCTCAAACAAAATTTAATATAAATTTTTCAGTAGATAATATACTCAATACTTCTTACAGAAATTATTTAAACAGATTGCGTTTTTTTGCAGATGATATAGGTAGAAACTTTAAAATTCAACTTAAAATTAATTATTAA
- a CDS encoding TerC family protein → MEIFLQPDTWGALVTLTFLEIVLGIDNIIFISIAANKLPENEQKKATNIGLFLAMILRVVLLFGISFLIAMNSPLFHIDFSWFKAGVTGQSLILFAGGLFLLYKSTKEIHHKVEGDDGHDDDGGTKKKYTLSQAIIQITLINIVFSFDSILTAVGMTNGVEGAMIIMVTSVILSMVIMMLFANPVGKFVNKHPSIQMLGLSFLILIGFMLIAEAAHLSHAELFKDKIGTIPKGYLYFAITFSLVVEMLNMRMRGNKKNK, encoded by the coding sequence ATGGAAATATTTTTACAACCTGACACTTGGGGGGCATTGGTCACCTTAACTTTTTTAGAAATCGTATTAGGTATAGATAACATTATATTTATATCTATAGCAGCCAATAAATTACCTGAAAACGAACAAAAGAAAGCTACAAATATTGGATTGTTTTTAGCTATGATTTTGCGTGTTGTTTTGTTATTTGGGATTTCATTCTTAATTGCTATGAACTCTCCGTTATTCCATATAGATTTTTCTTGGTTTAAAGCTGGAGTTACTGGGCAGAGTTTAATTTTATTTGCTGGAGGTTTGTTTCTGCTTTATAAAAGTACCAAGGAAATTCATCACAAAGTAGAAGGAGATGATGGTCATGATGATGATGGAGGTACAAAGAAAAAATATACGTTAAGTCAAGCTATTATTCAAATTACATTAATAAACATTGTATTTTCTTTTGACTCAATCTTAACCGCTGTTGGTATGACTAATGGTGTTGAAGGAGCTATGATAATAATGGTTACTTCTGTAATACTTTCAATGGTTATTATGATGTTATTTGCTAATCCAGTAGGTAAGTTTGTTAATAAACATCCAAGTATTCAAATGTTAGGATTATCTTTCTTAATATTAATTGGTTTTATGTTAATAGCTGAAGCTGCTCATCTATCTCATGCAGAATTATTCAAAGATAAAATAGGAACTATACCTAAAGGGTATCTATATTTTGCTATTACCTTCTCTTTAGTTGTAGAAATGTTAAATATGCGAATGAGAGGTAATAAAAAAAATAAATAA